A segment of the Fibrobacter succinogenes subsp. succinogenes S85 genome:
AAGTCGGAATATTTTTTTAAAGGAGATTCCCGCGCGGTGGCGCGGTATAATAAAAAAATCCCGCGAAAAGCGGGAAATTTAAAGGTTTTACATGATGTTCACAAGGAACAATAGAGCGGAGCCGCTAAAGGCAACCACAAAATTTACGACGAATTCCTCAAAAGCAGTCCGCTTCGGGTCTTCGTCTGTGTATTGATCTTCTTCCCAGTATCCCATTCTCATCTCGTAAACCGTAGGATTCTCCTACGAAGCTTAATTTAACTTTTTTTTTCAAAAATCAAAAGACTTTTTTAAAAAATTATTTACGATATTTCAGAAAATTTGAGCAAAGTTACCCGATAAACCCGTACAAAGTTTACTTATTTCGTACGGACTTATTACTTGCGATCTTCAATCTTCTTGATGGGTTCGTCCATCATGCGTTCGGCAATGACTTCCGGAGTTTCTTCAGCCACGGCAGCGTTCGATTCTTCCGGCATCCACGGCTTGTCGAGGCTCTTTTCCCAAGACACGGTCGGAGCCTTCTGTTCTTCCTGGGAGGCATCCACAATCGGGAGGCCAAGGAGTTCGCGGGCGCGGTTGAGAGCAGCGTCAATGTTACCGAGAGCGTTTTCTTCGCCAAGCTGGGCAAGCACACCGGCACGGGTCAAAGCCACCACCGGCTGGGCATGCACGCCACTCAAGAGAAGCTGCGTACCTTCGCTCTTGCAACGCTTGAGCAAGTCTTCAATCATGTTGATACCGGCAGCGTCAATGCTAGAGACGCTACGCATGCGCAAAATCAAGATCTTCGGCTTTTCGGAAATGCGGTTCATCGTTTCCTTGAACTTGTCCACCGCACCAAAGAAGAGGGAACCGGCAAGTTCGTACACAAGCACGCCCTTCGGCACCTGGCGGCCGAGGGTATTACGGGCAGCTTCGTCATCGTCATCCTTCAAGGCAGAAGAAACCGCTTCGACTTCGGCGACATCGCTCATGCGCTTGATGAAGAGCACGGCAGCAAGGAGCACGCCCACTTCGATAGCAACCGTAAGGTCGATAATCACCGTGAGGAAGAATGCAACAAGCATCACCGTCACATCGCTCTTCGGAGCCTTGAACATCTTGATCACGCTGCGGTAACCGCACATATTGAAAGCGACCTGGAAAAGCACGGCAGCAAGGGCTGCCATCGGGATCATTTCGGCATACTTGCCAAGCACGAGCATAATGAGCAAAAGAACGACAGCGTGAACAAGGCCAGAAATCGGGCTCACGGCACCGTTACGGATGTTCGTTGCGGTACGGGCAATAGCACCCGTTGCCGGGATACCGCCAAAAATCGGGCTCAAGATATTTGCGACACCCTGACCGAAAAGTTCCGTATTAGAGCGGTGCTTGGTACTCGTCATACCGTCAGCCACCACTGCAGAAAGGAGCGATTCGATAGCGCCGAGCATAGCAATCGTAAGTGCCGGCTGGAACACCTTTTGCATCATTTCGAGGCTGATATTCGGGAGGTGCGGCACAGGGAATCCGCTCGGGATGTGGTTTTTCATGCCAATCGTCACGACGCCGTGACCGTTCACCGGATCATCCCAGCCAAGGACCTTCACCATTACCGTTGCAACGATAATCGCAATGAGGGAACCCGGAACCTTCGTAGTAATCTTCGGCCACAAAATGCAAACCGCGAGAGCGACAACGCCCACAATCACGGAATAGACGTTCATGGAACCGAAAGAAGAAACGTAAAGCTTGATTTTGCCCACGGCGTCAGCCGGGTCAGCGCCCGCAAAAGTAAGGCCGAAGAAGTTCGGCACCTGGCCAAGCGCAATAATAATAGCGATACCCGCCGTAAATCCGACCGTCACCGGATACGGGATGAACTTGATAATCGCACCAAATTTAGCAAGACCGAAAATGACGAGGAAAATACCGGCCAAGAGCGTTGCCGAAGCAAGGCCATCGTAACCGTACTGGCTCACAATGCCATAGACAATCACGATGAATGCGCCCGTCGGGCCGCCAATCTGGAAGCGGGAACCGCCCAACAGCGAGATGATGAAGCCCGCGATAATGGCGGTGTAAAGGCCCTGTTCCGGACCCACGCCAGAAGCGATAGCAAACGCAATCGCCAAGGGGAGAGCCAAAATGCCAACAATCAAGCCCGACATCAAGTCGCTAGTGAAATCCTTGCGAGTGTAGCCGCGCTTGATGCTACGAACGATTTCCGGGGTGATTGTCGAAACGACGCCTGTCAAATACTGCTTGACGGATTCCTTGGCGTGAATATCAGACATTGAAGGTCTCCATATTAAATTCGAGACCCAAATTTAGGAATTTACCCCAATTTCGTTAAGGGGGGTAAGATTTTTTTATAAAATATATTTTACAGCAAGCCCTTCTTTGCAGAGCGCATCAGGTTCTTGACTTGCTTTTTGTCCATCGCAGGCACGTTTGCGTCTTCAAAGCGCTTGGACCGTGGAGCACAATCTTCGCAGAGGTGCTTGACCACCGTCCCAAAACTTGCGGCTCCATCGGACACGGACATTTCACGGGAGCGGTAAGAGCGCAGCAAGGCTTCCTTGTGGCACTTGTCGCAGATGCCCATCTTGGGGGCGGCAGGCTCGCGGGCAGTATTGCGTTTCTGCTTGTCCTTTTCGGAATCAATGGAGAACGCACGGCTCATGGCCGCATTTTTACTAGCAAAACGATTGTCAAAAAGACCCATAATTACATCTCCTTTAAATCTTCTACAAGTTTATCCTGCAAATATAGCGCTAAAAGCATGCAGCAAAGCGACGTGGCAGAGCCATCTTCCATAAAGAGGGAGCGCCCGAACTTGCCGCGTTCCATCTGCTTTTCCTTGAACGTCTCGGCAAATTCCGCAAAATCGAGAAGCTTTGTGCGGGGGGCATTCGCAGCGCAAAACTCACGAATCATTGTATTTAGATATTCCACCTCGCTTACCGCAATCGGGAACATTTCCGGGGGAATCGTGAGCAAAAAAAGTCGCGACTGCGTCTTGTTCACGAGTTCATTCACGAGCGTTTCGTAAAGCAAGGCAATCGAGGCGCCATCGGTACCGCCGTGGTTCAGTTCACGCAACCCAAGCCCCATGATAATGCGGCCGGCATTTTTGCCTATGACATCGGAAGAAAGGCGCGCTTTGATTTGCGATAACGAGACCGCAACAGGCACATTTACGGAAAACTGTATAGGTCGGCTGGGTTCCCGGCACAGCACGGCTTCCACAAAACGGTTCGCCGCTTCGCCCTTTGGCCCAAATAATTCATCGCCTATAACTAATACTCTGTTTTCCACATAAACAATCTATACTTTAGAATCCGATTTGACCACAGAGATTTCCCAATAATTGCCTTTTTTTTCGCGTGAAAGCACTTTATGGCCGTCAGCAATGAGCGATCCGGGCACATTTTCAATCGGGGACCCCTCATCTAGCCAGATTTTGAGCGTTCGGCCTGCCGGATAACCGGACATGACGATTCGCGAACGGACGGAATTGAGGGGGCATTTTACGCCACGGAGATCCAAAAGGGAGGGAATTTCGCCCTGGAGGGTGGCAGGTAACGGCAAAATTTTCGCTTTTTCGCAGAAATCGGCGATTTCTTCGGTGTAATTTTCGGGATTTTCAGCCCATTCCCCCACCGGGAACTCCGAAAGACCACAACATACTATTTTGGATAGAGCCTCTTCGGGGGTAAGGAGTGCCGATGTACCGCGACGGATCCATTCCACACACGCGTACATTAACAATTTACGTAAAGATTCTGTAAAACCTGCAGTTTCGCGGTTCGCATCTATCCAGCGAGCGATTGGAGATGTTAAATTTTTCTTGCGTTCATCTGCCATTTTTTGCATATTTCGCCATTGTAAAAAAGTCTAATCATACCTATGTAAAAATACACTTTCCAAAGCAAAAAATGGGCCAAAATTCCTGAAAAATGTAGCAAAGGTCACATAGCGTTTCTATATTTGGCCCCAAGCATTCAATAAATGCAAAGGTTACAGTAGAATGAGTACTATACTACTATACGCAATGTTCGTCGTCTACGTTATCGCAGGCGTGGGATTGGTGATTTACGGGTTCAGTTGCTACTATAGCATTTACCTGTTCCTCAAGAACAGCCGCAAGACGCGACTTTCAGACCGCAAAGCGATCTTGAAGTACTACCGCGAACATTCGCTCGCAGACCTCCCGCAGGTCACGACCCAGCTCCCGGTTTTTAACGAAGCCAACTGCGTTGAACGTCTCCTCGAAGCCGTCTGCGCCATCGACTACCCCAAGGACAAGCACGAAATCCAGGTCTTAGACGACTCCACGGACGAGTGCTACGAAGTCACCAAGA
Coding sequences within it:
- a CDS encoding SulP family inorganic anion transporter, whose product is MSDIHAKESVKQYLTGVVSTITPEIVRSIKRGYTRKDFTSDLMSGLIVGILALPLAIAFAIASGVGPEQGLYTAIIAGFIISLLGGSRFQIGGPTGAFIVIVYGIVSQYGYDGLASATLLAGIFLVIFGLAKFGAIIKFIPYPVTVGFTAGIAIIIALGQVPNFFGLTFAGADPADAVGKIKLYVSSFGSMNVYSVIVGVVALAVCILWPKITTKVPGSLIAIIVATVMVKVLGWDDPVNGHGVVTIGMKNHIPSGFPVPHLPNISLEMMQKVFQPALTIAMLGAIESLLSAVVADGMTSTKHRSNTELFGQGVANILSPIFGGIPATGAIARTATNIRNGAVSPISGLVHAVVLLLIMLVLGKYAEMIPMAALAAVLFQVAFNMCGYRSVIKMFKAPKSDVTVMLVAFFLTVIIDLTVAIEVGVLLAAVLFIKRMSDVAEVEAVSSALKDDDDEAARNTLGRQVPKGVLVYELAGSLFFGAVDKFKETMNRISEKPKILILRMRSVSSIDAAGINMIEDLLKRCKSEGTQLLLSGVHAQPVVALTRAGVLAQLGEENALGNIDAALNRARELLGLPIVDASQEEQKAPTVSWEKSLDKPWMPEESNAAVAEETPEVIAERMMDEPIKKIEDRK
- a CDS encoding sulfurtransferase TusA family protein gives rise to the protein MQKMADERKKNLTSPIARWIDANRETAGFTESLRKLLMYACVEWIRRGTSALLTPEEALSKIVCCGLSEFPVGEWAENPENYTEEIADFCEKAKILPLPATLQGEIPSLLDLRGVKCPLNSVRSRIVMSGYPAGRTLKIWLDEGSPIENVPGSLIADGHKVLSREKKGNYWEISVVKSDSKV